A window of uncultured Methanoregula sp. genomic DNA:
GCAACAGCAGAAAGGAGGGAAACGGCATTGACGTTTTCTTACGTTCTTACGACCGACATCGGGAAGGTCCGGAGACTCGTTGGCAAGCTTGAAACCGAAGCCGCAACCGCTCTTTTCACGGACGAGGAGATCACCCAGGAACTTGTCGAGACTGCCGGCAGCATCCCTCTCGCCGCCGCCAACCTGAAAGATCAGAAGGCGGACTACATTGTCGAGAAGAAGAAAGTCACCACGATCGGCAAGTATTCCATCAACGGTGCAGCCATGGCCGCGGAGCTCCGGAAAGGTGCCGACCGCCTGCGCCAGAACGTTGAAGACGACGGCTCTTTTGATGTTGCCGAGACTGACCAGGAGAGCCTTGTATGAGCGCAAAAGACAGCGACGACATGTCCGACCACGATATCCTTATCGAGATGAGATCCGACCTGAAGAATCTGGTCAGATCCCAACAGAAGCTCGAAAAGATTGTCTATGGTGAGGACGGGCAGGGCGGCCTCTGTGGACGGATGACGAAAGTGGAAAACCAGCAGAGCAGATGGATGGGCCGCGACGGAGTGATTGTAGTCGGAATACCGCTCCTTATCTCCGTCGGCCTGGTCATCTTCTCAAGAGGGTCTCTCTGATGGGCGAGATCGACGACATTCTCAACGATGAAATCACGGTCGAGCCGTACGTCTCCAGGGACGCGGCCGGCAAGATCACGTATGGGCCTGCCGTCACCTATCCCGCCTTTGTCACCATGCGGATCAAGATGGTCAAATCCCAGTCCGGACAGGACGCCGTGAGCAACTGCAGCATCATGCTCGATGGCGCGGTTGTTCTGGATCGTTTCGGCAGGGACCGGATCACCATTGACCCCGGGACCGCCAACGCCCGCAGCCCGCAGATCCTCGCTCTTGAGGATGCAAAGGACGGAGACGGGAACCGCATTTACTGGGAGGTGAGCAGTTGAGCAGAGTTTTGAGCAGCGACCAGTGGGCCGGTGCAGTCAGTTATCAGGAGGATCTCGATGCCGCAGTCTTCCAGACCGGCTCCAAGACCTTCTACAACACCCCGGGCTCCGTTGCGGAGTTCCTGGCATGGACGGGAGGACTTGAAGAGGGCAACCGGGGTATCCCGCTCACCCGCGAAGGCCCGGTCTCGTTCGAGCTGTCCGGTACGGAAGAGTGCATGAAGAACCTCTCGCACATCCTGGTCGCCCAGACACAGCGGGCAATCAACCGGCTCGGCGTCAACTGCGAGATCATCCTGGCGAACTCTCAGAAAGAGGTCCCGGTCGATATGACCTATGAAACCCGGATGGTTATGGTCGCCCTGGACGTACCCGCGAGCTCTCGCTGGTATGGGAACGTCGGCACCAAATCGTACGTTCAGAGAAAACGCCGCGGGCGCATGAAAGGCGGGTACCTGAAATCCACCGGCACGGTCGAACCGCTCACCGATGGGACGACCGGGTTCCAGATCGGGTACAATGCGCCTTATGCTGAGATCCAGCACGAGGACATGACGTTCCGCCACACTCGTCCGGGAGCCAAAGCCAAGTATCTGGAAGACCCGATTATGGCCCGGCTGCCGCTCATCGCTGAAGACATTGCCAATTATTGCCGGGGGTTCATGTCATGACCACTGAGCTGGACATCGCCACGTATCTGGCAAGTAAAGGCCGGGGCACGCTTCCGGCAGCAGGTGTAGTGGGCACGATCTTCACGACCGAAAGCCCGCCGCTCCCGGACGCTACGATCACCGTGGCGTCGTATGCGGGGCAGCCGCCGGAGCGGATGAGTTCAGGTGCGATCGACAAACCAAGTTTCCAGATCCGTGTCCGGGGTCTCAAGGACGATCCGACCATTGGACGAGCACTAATCGAGACCATCGCCAAAGACCTGGACGGGCTCGGGAACGTCTCTCTCTCAGGTACGTATTATTTGAGCATTATCTCTGCCCAATCCGACCCCACCTACATGGGCAGGGATGAGAACGGCCGCCCGGAATGGGTATGGAACTTCTACACATCAAAATTGAGGTAAGAGAACATGTCAAACGATGTAAAAGGATCAATCGGTTACCGTGTTTTACACGGGAACAAACTGATCCCGACGGTCAAGAGATTATCTCTGCCGAAGGGAAGTACTGCAAAATCAGACAATTCAGGCCAGGACAACAAGAACGGCGTCAAGAGTCAGGATGTCGGCTGGAAAAGTGTAGGGGATATGACCCTGTCGATAAACGACACCGGAGGATCGCTTTACGCCGATCTGTATGCACTCTGGAAAGCCGGAACGAAAGAGATCTGGACCGTTCAGAAAGCCCCGGCCAACCTTAACGGAGAACTCCAGGGGCAGGCATTCATCTCAGGGATCGAGCCCAAACACGCCGACGATGGGGGGGCGCAGACCATTGAGCTCACAATCTCCCCGACCGGAGAATTCGAACCTGTTACCACGCTGGCAACAGGCCTCTCCGGCTTGACCATTGCGGATGATGACAGCCACGCCCTCACACTCGTCCCGTCATTCAGCGCGACCGTTTACGATTATGAAGTCGTCGCATACCATTCAGGCACTGAGAACAACAACAGCGACAGCGTGACCCTCACTCCGTCATCACTGGCTGGCACTATCTATGTCAATGGCATTGCCGTCACCAGCGGGCAGGCATCCGGGGCCATCACACTCAACCAGGGCCAGGGAGACTACACGCTCATCGGCATCTCGGTAACCGAGCCCGGCAAAGGCCCGACAACGTACCTGGTCCGTGTGAAGATGGGCGACGCAGCATACGTTACTCCGTGAGGTGGATACGATGACCGTACGATCTGTCCCAATCACCCTCGGGAAAGATTATGATCTTCGGTTCGAGCAGGAGGATATGATCGCCTGTGAGGAAGACCTGAAAATGGGATACATCTTCTTTTTCCCGACCGAGCGGATAAACGGGCAGTTCATTGCGACTACGCTGAGCCTCAAGCTCTGCCGGACCCTCATCCACCATGGACTGAAGATCAAAGACTCAACGGGCGATAAATTCCAGTATGTCTTTCCCCAGACTCCGGAAGGAGCAAAGCAAGCAGGAGATCTCATCCAGAATTATCTGCAGAACGATGGCCGTCTCATTGAGATCTGGGAGAAAAGCCATGAGGCTTTCTCTGACTGGAGAGGCAAACCGAAGGAAGGCAAAAAGGCCGTCGATCCGGAGCCAACCTCAAAAAACTAGCACGGGACTGGATCGAGTCGGTAAAACCGCTGGCATACGGCATATGTGGGCTGACTCAAGAACAGTTCCGTCATATGACTCCGGCGGAGTTCAACGAATATTATGAAGCGAAGGTCAAGGATCGCAAAGATCTCCTAGAACTGAAGGATACCCTGAATGCTCTACAATGCCTTATTGCAGCGAGATGTGGCGGGAGTAAGGATTCACGGTTATCTGATTTCTTCCTGTTCAAGGAGAGAATACCCGAAAAACCACAGACTGACGATGAATTCAACCAGGCCTGTGATTTATGGGTGATTGCAACTGGTGGGCACCGCAAGGTAGGATAAAACATGGTTGAAGCAGGAAGTATCTGGTTTCGGTTAGGTCTCAATTCCGACGATCTCCGTTTCGGTCTTGACAAAGCGAAATACTCGATGCTGGAATGGCGGAACGAGGTTCTCAGCAATACCGGGGAGATGGCAAAATGGGGCGCTGCCATTGGTATGACCGTTGCCCCGATCATCGCCGTTGGCGCCGCCGCATACGGTACTATTGAGAAATTCGGGGGTATGGCACAAGAGATCAAGGACCTCGCATACACTACCGGATTCACAACCGACAAGATCCAGCAGCTACAGTATGCGGCAACCCTATCTGGGACGGCATTTCCAACCGTCACGATGGGCGCGAACACGATGACCCTTGCGGTTGCTAAAGCAGCTGATGCAAGTTCCGACGCCGCGAAGGCATTTAACGCCCTTCATGTATCTACCAGCGGGAAAACATTCGATCAGGTTTTCGATGATACCGCCGCCGCTCTCGTGGGGATGAAAGACGAGACCGCCAGAAACGAGATCGCAATGACTCTCTACGGCCGCACCTGGAAGGAGATGCTCCCGTTCTTAGAGAAATACATTGAAAAGGGCGCGGAGATCAGAGCGAACCCCATCCTCTCTAAAGCAGACCTCGATGCCAACGAGAAGGCAAAAGAACAGTTAGACGCATTCGGAAAAAAATGGGAGAACGTCGAGGGAAAGATGGTCTCTTATTTTACAAAATTCTGGCAGAATCTCGACACAAGCACCGAAAAAATAAAGGACTGGAACATAAAGGGAAATAACCAGTTAACTCCCGGAGGGGAGTCCGCTCTCGATTGGGCGTTGAACGGTTTCTCCCTCGCCCAACCGACAAATCCGGGCAACTCCGATCAGACTAAACAAAACTCCTCAGATGCTGCAGCCGTTCTTACGGATCGGTTCAAAGGACTGTCCGACCAGCAGATCGAACTGATTCAAACCACGGATCTCCTCACCATTGCCGAAAAGGAAAGAAATGCGGCAACGAATCAGGCCGATTATGATAAATACTCCGCTCAAATTCAAGGCTACAAAAACAGGATAGACGAGTTGAATGCGAGCATCAATAAGACCACTGAAGCGACCCGGGCAGCAACGAAGGCCTCGAGCGCGTGGGCCGACTCAGCTGTAGTTGGCAGTCAGGGATCTGAGATGCAGATCTTCATGCAGAAAGAGATGGATGCGGGCACTGACTACGAGACTGCAAAATCGAATTGGGCCAATGGAACTCCGACAAACACGGCTGGAGAGGGAACCCTTGGGGCAGTTAAAAGAAAAAATTCTGCCTCGTCCGCGGCAACATCCCCGGGGGGACAGACAAACGACGGGTCGGGATCTGCTGCAGCAACCAAGGGATCCAACGCTCAAAAGGAGTATGATGCTCAGGCCGAAGCACTGAAAAAACTAACTGCAGTAGTAAGCGCCGAGTACAAAAAACAAGCCGACATTTTCACTGAGCACCTGAACGATCTTCTCGTAATAAGAGCCGGGATATATCCGGCCATAGAAAAATTCGATCTCATTCATTTCGCAACCTACGAGGAGACCGCAAAGGTCGCATATCAGAAGGTCCTCGACTGGATGGCAGAGAGTGTTAACTTCGCCGGATTAAACCCCGTGATCCAGAACATCATTATGGTGAGTGCAGATGGCCCAGATTGGACCCCCCCGGCATTCACGCCAGTGTCCGCCCCGAAACTCACATCAGCAGATTTCACCCAGGTTGGAGCAGCGGTTCAGGCAATCGCGGGAGCGGGTCTGGGCAAAGGCACTTCCGCAGATGTCCAGGTCACCAACAACATTACCCAGAACATCAACGGAGTGGATAAAGACACCGCCGATAAGGTTGCAGACTCTACTACCAAGGGAGTGAGCAAAGCCCTTGCAGGAGTAAACTATCTCGGGGGAAGTATGATATGATTCTCCGGTGGTATTCTCCGTTGGGCACGGAGATTGAGTTCTCTCACGATTCTGATACGTATCAGCTTTTAATGGGATATCGGGGTTTTGGCAACCCGCCCACAAAACACCTCACGTCGCAGGCACCGGGCCAGCACGGGGCAACGCGTGACGACACTCACTTCGACCCCCGCGAAATCTCGTTTGATGTAATGATCTTGGCCCCGACACTGTCAGATCTCAAGATTGCGGGTAGGGCACTCTCTGCCGCCCTTAATCCAGCTGATGGTGAGGGCACCCTATTGATTATTGATGATGATGGCGAGGAGTATGCAATATCCTGCATAGGCAATAACGATCCGACCTCCTCCTCAATGTCAGTCAGAACAGGAACTCAACAGCTGGTAACCGTCAATCTCATTGCCCACGACCCGCTTTTCTCCAAATACCCGGCCCGCGTTATCCGGTTCGGGGTCGACACACCGATCAGGTTCCCGTTCTCGCTGCCGTGGAAGTTCGCCCCGTCGACGCCCCGACAGACCATTACCAACCTGGGTAACATGCAGACCGAAGCGAAGATCACTATTACCGGCGCTATCGTCAACCCGGTAATAACACGATCTTACACCGACAAATACGGGGTGGTCGTTTCAGAATCGTTCTCGTTCACCCTCACCATGGTTGCGGGAGAGGTCCTCACCATCACCACCGGGTTCAACAACAAGAAGATCACGCTTCTCCACGATGACGGCACGTACGACGCCAACCCGTTCCAATACCTCAACACAACCCCGCAGTTTTTCCAGCTCGTTCCGGGTGACAACCAGCTCGAACTTACGTATGTGTCCATGGGGGCGGACACGGCAATGGCAGTGGAGATTTCAGATCGGTATTCGGGGATCTACGTATGAGCGACAACACGGAAACCAAGGTTTTGATCGAGGTTTACAATACCTCGATGGTCCTCTGTGGGGTTGTTGACGGATACGAGAAATTCCAGTATGTCGAGAAGATCTATGATTTCGACACGTTCGAGATCACCGCCAACCGATATCATGCAAACGTCTCGAAATTCATTCTCGGGGGGTACATCAGGTTTTACGACGGCAGGGAACACATCGCAATCATCGAAAGCATTGAGAAACCGAAAGGACCGGATGGCAAAGCGTCCGAAACCTGGAAGATCTCCGGGCGCGGGATAGAAGCAATCTTCGCCCAATACCCTTGCCTCTACAACACGGCCACCGGAACGGGATATCATGACACCCCGGCAACCGTTGTACCAACCATCACATTCACGTTTGCAGCTTCGGCAACCGTAACGGCAAGCGCAAACTGTACGGGAACCGTGGAGGTCGGCCACTACATTTACAACAGCACAAACGACACGGCAGCAAAAGCCGTCAAGATCTCCGCAATATCTGCAAACGGCCTGACGATCACGCTCGTGTCCGCGTACGCAGGGACCGCCGGATCCGGGAAAGCGGCGATGGTCTGCGGATGTCATGGTGAGACCGCCCTTCGGCAATATGTCGACAAAGAATGCATATCGACATCAGATACCGCTGCCGTTCTTCCGGGCCTGGCCCTTGCAGCCGATAGCAAACGCGGGGATATTGTCATGCGGTCCCAGAGGTTCGATCCGCTTTCAGATCTGCTTTTCGGGGTCAGCAAGGAGGCCCTGGTCTTCTTCAGGCTCGTGCATGGCACCGGCCTCAATTTCGTATTCACGGTTTACACCAGCACGGACGTATCCGACACAGTCACGATCACCACGAAATACGAGAATGTTGCCCAGATGAAGTTTATCGAGAGTCTCCTCGAAATGAAAAACGTTCTGTATGTCGGGGGTGCCGGGGACGGTGCCGCACGGCTCGTAAGAAAAACATTTTCCGGAGACACGGAACCGACCGGGTGGAACCGGCGGGCAAAGTTCATCGACGCCCAGGACCTCACAACCAACGCCGAACTTGATGCCAAGGGGGCAGAGGTCCTTGCCACCACAAAAGAATCCCTCTCCCTGGAGGTGGAATACCTGCCCTCCCCGACATTCACGCTCGGGGTACAGTTTGATATCGGGGATATCATCAAGACCATTTTCGAGGACGAGGAGGGAGAGGAAGCGATCGAGACCGTTGCAAGGATCACGACGATCACGAAGGAATGGACAGCAGATGCAAAGAAAAGTGTAAAACTGGGTCTCGGTAAAGAGGCCCCGGACTTGGTGAGTATCATGAAACTTTACAGGAAACTAAACACGGCGCAGAGCCGGAGGTAACGATGACGATTAAAGTATCATTCATGGATGGGACAGATTGGACCGAAGAGAGCTGGAACGAATATGCCCGGATGCTGATGGCAAAGAACGGGTATCTTGCAGGATCCGGATCGGAACTGAAAGTAATCCAGAACACCCCCCCGGGTCAGAATGTTGTGGTCGGATCCGGTGTCGCATGGATCCAGGGTCTGCGGGTCGAACTCACAGCCCCGGTTGTTCTGGCATGGGAGGCACCGGATACGGTATATTCGCGGATAGACCTGGTGGTCCTGAAAGTCGATTGGGCTGCAAACACGGCCGTCCCTGCAATCCACAAGGGTACGGCGGCAGCATCCCCGACAGCGCCCACGCCCACGCAGAGCACTTCTGTCTGGGAACTCCCGCTTGCCCAGATCACCGTGCCGGCAAACGCAGCCGCCATCTACACTGCGGACATCACTTCCGACACGCGGGTGAGACTTTACGGCACAACGCTCCAGTACGTCATTGAGGGCGGGGG
This region includes:
- a CDS encoding minor capsid protein; translation: MTTELDIATYLASKGRGTLPAAGVVGTIFTTESPPLPDATITVASYAGQPPERMSSGAIDKPSFQIRVRGLKDDPTIGRALIETIAKDLDGLGNVSLSGTYYLSIISAQSDPTYMGRDENGRPEWVWNFYTSKLR
- a CDS encoding phage tail domain-containing protein, coding for MGYRGFGNPPTKHLTSQAPGQHGATRDDTHFDPREISFDVMILAPTLSDLKIAGRALSAALNPADGEGTLLIIDDDGEEYAISCIGNNDPTSSSMSVRTGTQQLVTVNLIAHDPLFSKYPARVIRFGVDTPIRFPFSLPWKFAPSTPRQTITNLGNMQTEAKITITGAIVNPVITRSYTDKYGVVVSESFSFTLTMVAGEVLTITTGFNNKKITLLHDDGTYDANPFQYLNTTPQFFQLVPGDNQLELTYVSMGADTAMAVEISDRYSGIYV
- a CDS encoding cadherin-like beta sandwich domain-containing protein, which translates into the protein MSNDVKGSIGYRVLHGNKLIPTVKRLSLPKGSTAKSDNSGQDNKNGVKSQDVGWKSVGDMTLSINDTGGSLYADLYALWKAGTKEIWTVQKAPANLNGELQGQAFISGIEPKHADDGGAQTIELTISPTGEFEPVTTLATGLSGLTIADDDSHALTLVPSFSATVYDYEVVAYHSGTENNNSDSVTLTPSSLAGTIYVNGIAVTSGQASGAITLNQGQGDYTLIGISVTEPGKGPTTYLVRVKMGDAAYVTP